One segment of Candidatus Poribacteria bacterium DNA contains the following:
- a CDS encoding thiamine pyrophosphate-binding protein, whose translation MPKMTGAKFIADTVHGYGITHVFFMPYIGPRTLMEMESLGIKRVQTHGEKAAAYMADAYARVNRAPSLCMAQSVGAVNLAAGLQDAYLACSPVIAITGKENQINQQRHAYQEVDHVNPFSAVTKYSAYVATPEQLPFYLRQAFRAATTGTPGPAHLDFEGIAGTSVIDREGELEVIIEEAFTQLPPFRPEAEAEKVTDALSLLSDAERPIIMAGGGVTASDARSELVAVAEKLSIPVATSLNAKAMFPSDHPLAVGTPGSYSRACANQAMCEADLVFFIGSHTGGQVTNGYKIPPQGTPIIQLDINPDELGRNYPIQLGMQGDVRNTLRRMLDASEATEPRTEWVSRVQELVQNWKDDVSEKVNSERLPMLPERLCRELTDYLPSDAILVSDTGHSGIWTGTMIDFKHPDQSFIRCSGSLGWGLPAAMGAKCAQPDRPVICFTGDGGIWYHMTELDTAMKSGINAVIVVNNNHSLNQEQGGVESVYGGRTTGSDELWLFPDADFAKMAESMGCLGITVNKPSELAGALDQALDSGRPVVVDVKTHVEGIAPRTWMPS comes from the coding sequence ATGCCGAAAATGACAGGTGCTAAATTTATTGCTGATACCGTCCACGGATATGGAATTACGCACGTTTTTTTTATGCCGTATATCGGACCGCGGACTTTAATGGAGATGGAAAGTCTTGGAATTAAGCGGGTTCAGACGCACGGTGAAAAAGCAGCAGCGTATATGGCTGACGCTTACGCCCGTGTGAACCGCGCGCCAAGCCTCTGCATGGCACAATCGGTCGGTGCAGTGAACCTCGCCGCGGGGTTACAAGATGCCTATCTCGCTTGCTCACCGGTGATTGCGATTACGGGTAAGGAAAACCAAATCAATCAACAACGGCACGCCTACCAAGAGGTAGACCACGTCAACCCGTTTTCTGCTGTCACGAAATATAGCGCATACGTCGCGACCCCGGAGCAGTTGCCCTTCTATCTACGGCAAGCCTTCCGTGCGGCAACAACAGGGACCCCCGGACCTGCACACCTCGATTTCGAAGGCATCGCTGGGACCTCGGTTATTGATCGAGAAGGTGAACTTGAGGTCATCATTGAAGAGGCGTTTACCCAATTACCGCCGTTCCGTCCGGAAGCAGAAGCAGAAAAGGTAACGGACGCTCTCAGTCTCCTCTCCGATGCGGAACGTCCCATCATTATGGCAGGGGGTGGCGTAACGGCGTCGGACGCACGCTCAGAACTTGTCGCAGTGGCGGAGAAACTCTCGATTCCGGTAGCGACTTCGCTGAATGCAAAGGCGATGTTTCCCAGTGACCATCCGTTGGCAGTCGGGACTCCGGGTTCATACTCGCGGGCATGCGCCAATCAAGCAATGTGTGAGGCAGATCTTGTCTTCTTTATCGGAAGTCATACGGGTGGACAGGTAACCAACGGATATAAGATCCCGCCACAAGGCACACCGATTATACAACTCGACATTAACCCAGATGAACTGGGACGGAATTATCCGATCCAGTTAGGGATGCAGGGAGATGTGCGGAACACACTCCGTCGGATGCTTGACGCGTCAGAAGCTACGGAGCCGCGGACTGAATGGGTCAGCCGCGTCCAAGAATTGGTGCAAAACTGGAAAGACGATGTCAGTGAGAAGGTAAACTCGGAACGGTTGCCGATGCTACCCGAACGGCTCTGTCGTGAACTGACAGACTATCTTCCGTCAGACGCTATCCTCGTCTCCGACACAGGGCATTCAGGTATCTGGACTGGCACGATGATTGACTTCAAACATCCCGATCAGAGTTTCATCCGTTGTTCGGGTTCGCTCGGATGGGGACTCCCCGCGGCGATGGGTGCCAAGTGCGCGCAACCCGATAGACCGGTCATCTGTTTCACAGGCGACGGCGGTATCTGGTATCACATGACGGAACTCGATACGGCAATGAAGTCCGGGATTAATGCTGTCATTGTTGTGAACAATAACCACTCACTGAACCAAGAACAGGGTGGCGTTGAGTCGGTTTACGGTGGACGGACAACGGGTTCCGATGAACTCTGGTTGTTCCCAGATGCGGATTTTGCGAAGATGGCAGAATCGATGGGATGTCTTGGAATTACGGTCAATAAACCGAGTGAACTCGCGGGTGCGCTGGATCAGGCACTTGATTCAGGGAGACCGGTAGTCGTGGATGTGAAAACGCATGTGGAAGGGATTGCGCCCCGGACGTGGATGCCTTCGTAG